The Candidatus Methylomirabilota bacterium genome includes a region encoding these proteins:
- a CDS encoding DUF3830 family protein, translating into MALEFEKGGVFVARLLTAEAPKTCATILKRLPLAYRFHHSIVSGEALVTLPPDLTVERENQRVAGVPAGTLAFLVRDEPVRVPDEIYIAYGLFISRGLTVDMKQPVNIFARIEAKLDELRQVGRRVLMEGAETVRLSHVREES; encoded by the coding sequence ATGGCGCTCGAGTTCGAGAAGGGCGGCGTGTTCGTGGCGCGGTTGCTCACCGCGGAGGCGCCGAAGACCTGTGCCACCATTCTGAAGCGGCTGCCGCTCGCCTACCGCTTCCACCACAGCATCGTCTCCGGCGAGGCGCTGGTCACCCTGCCCCCCGACCTGACGGTCGAGCGGGAGAACCAGCGCGTCGCCGGCGTGCCGGCCGGGACGCTCGCCTTCCTCGTCCGCGACGAGCCCGTCCGCGTGCCGGACGAGATCTATATCGCCTACGGGCTCTTCATCTCGCGCGGGCTCACCGTGGACATGAAGCAACCGGTGAACATCTTCGCCCGCATCGAGGCCAAGCTCGACGAGCTGCGGCAGGTCGGCCGGCGGGTCCTGATGGAGGGCGCCGAGACCGTCCGGCTCAGCCATGTCCGGGAGGAGAGCTGA
- a CDS encoding TetR/AcrR family transcriptional regulator, which yields MSPKVGVAPVRRAAIVRATIRCLARDGYAGLTMRRVATEAGVSQGILHYYFVNKHAILAAAAAKVMGDLDRRVAAEARGARDARGRLRALIRACLAVATRDREVWRVFIEFWGEAQHDRELAGLNARAYARARRLIARLLARGLADGAFRRVDPGEGAVVVLAVLDGVSLQLTFDRRLMPLARAVRLCEDALLRYLTADRGGLP from the coding sequence ATGAGTCCCAAAGTCGGCGTGGCTCCGGTCCGGCGCGCCGCGATCGTGCGGGCCACCATCCGCTGCCTCGCCCGGGACGGGTACGCGGGCCTCACGATGCGGCGGGTCGCGACGGAGGCGGGTGTCAGCCAGGGCATCCTCCACTATTACTTCGTGAACAAGCACGCGATCCTGGCCGCGGCCGCCGCCAAGGTGATGGGCGACCTCGACCGCCGGGTGGCGGCCGAAGCCCGAGGCGCCCGAGACGCCCGCGGGCGGCTCCGAGCCCTGATCCGCGCGTGTCTGGCCGTCGCCACCCGGGACCGCGAGGTCTGGCGCGTGTTCATCGAGTTCTGGGGTGAGGCGCAGCACGACCGCGAGCTGGCCGGGCTGAATGCCCGCGCCTACGCGCGGGCGCGACGCCTCATCGCGCGCCTCCTCGCCCGCGGCCTCGCCGACGGCGCCTTCCGGCGCGTCGATCCGGGCGAGGGCGCGGTGGTCGTCCTGGCGGTGCTCGACGGGGTCTCGCTTCAGCTCACCTTCGACCGCCGGCTCATGCCGCTGGCCCGGGCCGTCCGCCTCTGCGAGGACGCGCTCCTCCGCTACCTGACCGCCGACCGGGGAGGTCTGCCATGA
- a CDS encoding 2OG-Fe(II) oxygenase — MGLLNLDVLRRASLSREPFEFLIVSDVVTPEAKLSLERDFPRIPRAGSFPVSELVYGPSFSALLAELRGPGLRSVLSEKFGMELAGLPTMVTVRGRCHPGHDGQVHTDATWKVISLLLYLNDGWQSAGGRLRLLRSENLDDVAAEVPAESGALVAFRRSERSFHGHKPFDGERRVIQVNWVTSQRMIDRELARHRRTAWLKRLVPFGAR; from the coding sequence ATGGGTCTCTTGAACCTCGACGTGTTGCGACGGGCCTCGCTCAGTCGAGAGCCGTTCGAGTTCCTGATCGTCTCCGACGTCGTGACTCCCGAGGCCAAGCTGTCGCTCGAGCGCGATTTTCCGCGGATCCCGCGCGCCGGCAGCTTCCCGGTCAGCGAGCTCGTCTACGGCCCGTCTTTCAGCGCGCTCCTGGCCGAGCTGCGCGGTCCCGGCCTGCGGAGCGTCCTCTCGGAAAAGTTCGGCATGGAGCTCGCCGGCTTGCCCACCATGGTCACCGTCCGCGGCCGCTGCCATCCGGGACACGACGGACAGGTGCACACCGACGCGACCTGGAAGGTCATCTCACTCCTGTTGTACCTGAACGACGGCTGGCAGAGCGCGGGAGGCCGGCTGCGCCTGCTCCGCAGCGAGAACCTGGACGACGTGGCGGCAGAGGTGCCCGCGGAGTCCGGCGCCCTGGTGGCCTTCCGACGCTCGGAGCGCTCCTTTCACGGGCACAAGCCGTTCGACGGCGAGCGGCGGGTGATTCAGGTCAACTGGGTCACCAGTCAACGAATGATCGACCGGGAGCTGGCTCGGCATCGTCGAACCGCCTGGCTCAAGCGCCTCGTGCCGTTCGGCGCGCGGTAG
- a CDS encoding DinB family protein, giving the protein MNDAAQRSPEGARMLEYLTTRAAGLGVVQIRARCRAAVAELDSALAGITEAEARRHPVAGQWSIAEVVDHLAQTTIRVADELRHLLGGRRPPGPPVYEALTSGAAVWAPWPELLEGLRAANEELDHLLAGASGTEPAGAPTARTILVVNRTGAGGRVTPEVFSAELGWKEYALVQRLHLLDHRTQVRTLRATVAGGSGAATG; this is encoded by the coding sequence ATGAACGACGCAGCCCAACGCTCGCCCGAGGGGGCCCGGATGCTCGAGTACCTGACCACCCGCGCCGCCGGGCTCGGGGTCGTCCAGATCCGCGCGCGCTGCCGCGCGGCGGTGGCCGAGCTCGACAGCGCTCTGGCCGGGATCACGGAGGCCGAGGCGCGGCGCCATCCCGTGGCGGGCCAGTGGAGCATCGCCGAGGTGGTGGACCACCTGGCCCAGACGACCATCCGGGTCGCCGACGAGCTCCGTCATCTCCTCGGGGGCCGCCGGCCCCCTGGCCCACCCGTCTACGAGGCGCTCACCTCGGGGGCCGCGGTCTGGGCCCCGTGGCCGGAGCTCCTCGAGGGGCTCCGGGCCGCCAACGAGGAGCTCGACCACCTGCTGGCCGGCGCGTCCGGGACCGAGCCGGCCGGCGCGCCCACGGCGCGGACGATCCTGGTGGTGAACCGCACCGGCGCGGGTGGCCGGGTGACGCCGGAGGTCTTCTCGGCGGAGCTCGGGTGGAAAGAGTACGCCCTGGTCCAGCGCCTCCACCTGCTCGACCACCGGACGCAGGTGCGGACGCTCCGGGCGACGGTGGCGGGGGGAAGTGGAGCGGCCACCGGCTAG
- the waaC gene encoding lipopolysaccharide heptosyltransferase I, producing the protein MRVAIVRLTSLGDVVHTLPVAHAIRQHSPQAYIVWIVEEREQHLLVDNPVVDEVVVGPTRRWRRELRTAGGLVRVLKEWGALRDRLRTLALDVALDVQGLLKSSIFTILTRAPVRIGFRWSHAREPLSSLFTTRRVTPPPHAVHKVDKNLSLLAPLGIPVGEVAFPIPLVPEAEARADALLRAHEVTAQHRVVALLPATRRSAKQWPPESYRRLAERLVKTPGVRVLALGGPGEHATLESVAGGLDGDSILRVTASTPDFVALLRRAQLAIGNDTGPVHLAAALGVPTLGLYGPTRAEENGPYGPRSRFIQSSTHRIEDIPVDTVFRAVSDWLP; encoded by the coding sequence ATGCGCGTCGCGATCGTCCGGCTCACCTCCCTCGGCGATGTCGTCCATACCCTCCCGGTCGCTCACGCCATCCGTCAGCACAGCCCGCAGGCATACATCGTCTGGATCGTCGAGGAGCGCGAGCAACATCTGCTCGTCGACAACCCGGTCGTCGACGAGGTGGTCGTCGGCCCCACCCGTCGATGGCGGCGAGAGCTGCGGACAGCGGGCGGCCTGGTGCGGGTCCTGAAGGAGTGGGGCGCGTTGCGGGATCGCCTGCGGACCCTGGCGCTGGACGTCGCCCTCGACGTTCAGGGGCTCCTGAAGAGCTCCATCTTCACCATCCTCACCCGGGCGCCCGTCCGAATCGGCTTTCGCTGGTCTCACGCGCGGGAGCCCCTCTCCTCGCTGTTCACCACCCGGCGGGTCACGCCTCCTCCGCACGCCGTGCACAAGGTGGACAAGAACCTGAGCCTGCTGGCCCCCCTCGGGATCCCGGTCGGGGAAGTCGCCTTTCCGATCCCCCTGGTGCCGGAGGCCGAGGCGCGCGCGGACGCGTTGCTTCGCGCGCACGAGGTGACGGCGCAGCACCGCGTGGTCGCGCTCCTTCCCGCGACGCGGCGGTCGGCCAAGCAGTGGCCGCCCGAGTCCTACCGCCGCCTGGCCGAGCGACTGGTGAAGACCCCCGGGGTGCGCGTGCTGGCTCTCGGCGGCCCAGGAGAGCACGCGACCCTGGAGTCCGTCGCCGGCGGGCTCGATGGCGATTCCATCCTGCGGGTGACCGCCTCGACGCCCGACTTCGTCGCGCTGCTCCGCCGGGCCCAGCTGGCCATCGGCAACGACACGGGGCCCGTCCACCTGGCGGCCGCCCTCGGGGTGCCGACGCTCGGCCTCTATGGCCCGACCCGCGCCGAGGAGAACGGCCCCTACGGGCCTCGCAGCCGCTTCATCCAGAGCTCCACGCACCGCATCGAGGACATCCCGGTGGACACCGTGTTCCGGGCGGTCTCCGACTGGCTGCCTTGA
- a CDS encoding glycosyltransferase family 2 protein encodes MVRGLTVTIVAKNEEERIQACLESVAWAPEIVVVDAESTDRTAEIARKFTPKVIVRPWAGFAAQKNFALTQATEPWILSLDADEQVPPELREEIRGILEADGPLDGYSVPRKNVFLGRWIRHGTWFPDYQLRLFRRGAGVFRAVSVHESVEVTSGRLGHLRTPLLHVSYRDIADFVQRSNRYSTLAAQDLARAGTRVSWWELLLRPVGRFCSMYVLHRGFLDGREGFVLALLYSYYVFLRTAKAWALGRSVRRPPDPA; translated from the coding sequence ATGGTCCGGGGTCTCACCGTCACCATCGTCGCGAAGAACGAGGAAGAGCGCATCCAGGCCTGCCTGGAAAGCGTGGCCTGGGCCCCGGAGATCGTCGTGGTGGACGCGGAGAGTACGGACCGGACGGCCGAGATCGCCCGGAAGTTCACCCCGAAGGTGATCGTACGACCCTGGGCCGGCTTCGCCGCCCAGAAGAACTTCGCCCTGACCCAGGCGACTGAGCCCTGGATCCTTTCGCTGGACGCCGACGAGCAGGTGCCGCCCGAGCTGCGTGAGGAGATTCGCGGGATCCTGGAGGCCGACGGCCCCCTGGACGGCTACTCCGTGCCCCGAAAGAATGTCTTCCTCGGCCGCTGGATCCGCCATGGCACCTGGTTTCCCGACTATCAGCTCCGGCTCTTCCGCCGGGGTGCCGGCGTCTTTCGCGCCGTCAGCGTCCACGAGTCGGTGGAGGTCACGAGCGGTCGACTCGGCCACCTCCGGACTCCCCTGCTCCACGTGAGCTACCGCGACATCGCCGACTTCGTTCAGCGCTCGAACCGCTACTCGACGCTGGCCGCCCAGGATCTGGCGCGAGCGGGCACGCGAGTCTCGTGGTGGGAGCTCCTCCTGCGCCCGGTCGGCCGGTTCTGCTCGATGTACGTCCTGCACCGGGGCTTCCTCGACGGGCGCGAGGGGTTCGTGCTCGCGCTGCTCTACAGCTACTACGTCTTCCTTCGGACCGCGAAGGCCTGGGCGCTCGGCCGGTCCGTGCGGCGTCCGCCCGATCCCGCCTGA